From Candidatus Bathyarchaeota archaeon:
GTATTGATAAAGAAAGAGATGGTAAACTCAAGGCTCCTATTGATATTAGGAAAGGAACCAATTAGAGAATATAATAAAATCCTCTATCTAATCAATGAGCTGGAATTAAAAGATCACATTCGATTACTAGATCCAGTACCTTATACAGAGTTGCCAAAATATGTAAGTTTAGCAGATTTAGTTGTTGTGCCTTCATTGAGCGAAGGCTTTGGTTTTACTGCTGCAGAATCCGCAGCTATGGGAAAGCCTGTAGTAGGCACATATTCTGGATCATTACCAGAGATAATAAATCATGGTAAGACTGGTCTACTTGTTAAACCTAGATCTCCTGATGAAATCTACGAAGCTGTATGTCGACTTTTAAAAGATGAAAAAGATTTACAAGGAATGGGCAAAAATGCCCAGAAAAAAGTCTCAAAGCTCAATTGGGAAAAAACCATTAATTTACTTGAGGAGTTATATGTGCGGCTTTTGACTTAGCGCGCGCTATCACTAGGGTATCTCAACCTTCACCCCAGGTCATAAAAGATGTAAAATATTTCAGATATAGGTGGAAAAAGATCTTGGAAAAAGGAGATCCGTACTATAATACGAATTTATCACTAGAGGAGTCCTATAAATTAGGGATTACGCCAGGTATGATTGTTCATGCTTTATTGAGATAATAGTAAATACTTTGATGATCCATAATGCCAAAATTATCAAGGAATAATGTACCTAATATCAGCATAGTTGTAGTAAATCATAATGGAAAGTACTTGCTTGAAAAATGTTTTGCATCTTTAATGAAGACCACTTATCCAAACATCGAAATCATAATGGTAGATAATGCTTCAAAAGACGATAGTGTAAATTTTGTTTCGAATACTTTTCCTTCAGTGATAATACAAAGATGTGTAACGAATTTGGGTTACGCCGGAGGTTGTAATAAAGGAGCTAGCATTGCAAAGGGTGATTATATAGTCTTTATGAATAATGATATAGAAGTCTCAAAAGGTTGGATTAAACCTCTTATAAAAACCTGCTTAGGACCTGATGTAGCCATCTGCGGTGGTAAATTGTTATTCAGTGAAAAAAAGGATTATTTGTACTCCGCCGGAGGAGTTCTAAATCCATTCTCTATACCGATCGATCGAGGCTTATCTGATTTTGATAAGGGCCAATTCGATAGAGAAAAAGATGTTGCATATGTTTCTGGAGCGGCTTTGATGGTTGATAAAAAGGTTTTTGAAATGATTGGAGGCTTTGATGCTGATTATTTCGCTTATTGCGAGGAGGTGGATTTATGTCTAAGGGCTTGCCTTCTAGGATTACGAGTCGTATTTGTGCCATCTTCGATAGTCTATCATAAGTTTGGAGGGTCTTTTGGAAAACCGTCCCCAATCCGTAGGTTCTTTGGAATAAGAAATATGGCATTTACTTTAATCAAAGTCTTAAGTCTGAAGAACCTGATTTTGCTATTTCCAACCTTTTTAACATTTAGGCTTATTGAAGGATTAATTCTAGCAATGACAGGTAGACGGGGCTATTTACGCAGTTTCAAATCAGCTCTCGTCTATGTTCTCTCAGATTTCAGAAATATTAAGATCAAACGTAAGAATATCCAAAAAAATAGGATTGTAAATGATAAAAAAATTCTGAAATTCTTTTTGAATGTTAGATGGATAACCTTGCTTTTTAAGAAGAATGTCCTCAAATCAGTTCTCTAAGTACAAGAATGTTAATTTTATTTACATTCTCAGATAATTATTCTTCAGATATGCCAATTAAAATTCCACACTCATCAATTATAAATCGTTCAAAACTACAAGACATGACTAACTTCATTTTGAAAAGAAAGATTCGTTTCCTAATTCCAGTCCTAATCTTGGGTATCTTTAAACTACACGCTAGCATGTGGGTATATGCAAAATCACTCCGTGAAGGAACTCTCCAATTACCACAGATTGGTGTGTTGGGTGCAATTGAGCCTAAGTGGCTTTATATCTTTTCAGCTTGGGATTCAAGTTGGTATGTCAATCTAGCCGGAAGTTATACTTTCGCAAGAACTTTCTTTCCCGGATATCCATTTTTGATAAGATTCTTAAACTATTTCATGAACAATTATTGGCTCTCGGCCTTTATTCTTTCTATTACGCTTGGCTTTGTTTTACTCCCAATCTTCCAAGCTATTGCAGAGAAATACATGGAAAAAAGTGAGGCTTTGTGCGGCACTATTATCATGTCATTTTTTCCTTATGTATTTGTTTTTACCACTGTGAGCTATTCAGAATCACTTTTCTTAATAGCTGTTTTAGCCACATGGTACTTTTATTTGAAAGATAGAATTCTCTTCGCAAGCATAAGTTCTATAGTAGCAACATTGACCAAGCTATATGGGATATTGATAATTCTACCCATCCTAACAGATCTGCTTTTGCATAGGAAATGGAAAAAAGCTGCGATAGCTCTAGCTTCACCAATATTGATTTTGGCCATTATAATTCCACTATTCCCCCAAAAACTACTAGAGAGAATAGTGTTAGAAATGAATGATGCTACTTGGACTACTTCAACTGAATACTTTGGTACTTTTTGGTTCAAAGATTACCTGATTTCGATCTTCACAGCAGCTCACCCAACAGTCTTCTTCAACTTTTACCAGGCTTTTGCCTTAGCTTTCATAGCCTTGGTTGGATATCTGGTTATTAATTCTACCAGAACGGATTGGAGGTTGGGATTCTATTCAATAGTTATGTTCGTAGTTATCATTCTTTTCGGATTCGTTAATGGATTACCTCGATATCTATCTTTCATCTTTCCCATGTGGTTGGTTATTAAGACGAAAGATATTGTAACATTAGTAATGCTTGTTTTACTTTTTTACATGCACTCATTAATTCTATGGTATGAGTTCCTTTGGACAATGTATCCAATATAACTCGTTGTTATGTCAACTCTTAACTAAACGTATGCATCTAACTCTAAAAATTTTGGCGCCGGGAGTGGGATTCGAACCCACGAGACCCATAAGGGTCACAGGCTAACCTGTCTATGAAGATTTCCAGGCATGGGCTTCTTAATATGCGAATCTGCCCCGTACCAGGCTCGGGAATCCCGGCTCTCTTCATTAAACAATATCGATACAAGCATTCCTGCTTAAAAATTTTAGAATTTTTTAACATGCGCGCGCTAACTAGTCAATTATATTTTGTATAT
This genomic window contains:
- a CDS encoding glycosyltransferase family 4 protein, producing VLIKKEMVNSRLLLILGKEPIREYNKILYLINELELKDHIRLLDPVPYTELPKYVSLADLVVVPSLSEGFGFTAAESAAMGKPVVGTYSGSLPEIINHGKTGLLVKPRSPDEIYEAVCRLLKDEKDLQGMGKNAQKKVSKLNWEKTINLLEELYVRLLT
- a CDS encoding glycosyltransferase family 2 protein, translating into MPKLSRNNVPNISIVVVNHNGKYLLEKCFASLMKTTYPNIEIIMVDNASKDDSVNFVSNTFPSVIIQRCVTNLGYAGGCNKGASIAKGDYIVFMNNDIEVSKGWIKPLIKTCLGPDVAICGGKLLFSEKKDYLYSAGGVLNPFSIPIDRGLSDFDKGQFDREKDVAYVSGAALMVDKKVFEMIGGFDADYFAYCEEVDLCLRACLLGLRVVFVPSSIVYHKFGGSFGKPSPIRRFFGIRNMAFTLIKVLSLKNLILLFPTFLTFRLIEGLILAMTGRRGYLRSFKSALVYVLSDFRNIKIKRKNIQKNRIVNDKKILKFFLNVRWITLLFKKNVLKSVL
- a CDS encoding glycosyltransferase family 39 protein yields the protein MLILFTFSDNYSSDMPIKIPHSSIINRSKLQDMTNFILKRKIRFLIPVLILGIFKLHASMWVYAKSLREGTLQLPQIGVLGAIEPKWLYIFSAWDSSWYVNLAGSYTFARTFFPGYPFLIRFLNYFMNNYWLSAFILSITLGFVLLPIFQAIAEKYMEKSEALCGTIIMSFFPYVFVFTTVSYSESLFLIAVLATWYFYLKDRILFASISSIVATLTKLYGILIILPILTDLLLHRKWKKAAIALASPILILAIIIPLFPQKLLERIVLEMNDATWTTSTEYFGTFWFKDYLISIFTAAHPTVFFNFYQAFALAFIALVGYLVINSTRTDWRLGFYSIVMFVVIILFGFVNGLPRYLSFIFPMWLVIKTKDIVTLVMLVLLFYMHSLILWYEFLWTMYPI